In Rutidosis leptorrhynchoides isolate AG116_Rl617_1_P2 chromosome 2, CSIRO_AGI_Rlap_v1, whole genome shotgun sequence, one genomic interval encodes:
- the LOC139888173 gene encoding uncharacterized protein — MDRSEWMYNIGRTSIEYMKSLDEFITIAETDQLQKGNEKIICPCKKCFNGRAFNDSTEIRNHLILNGFMRGYTCWSYHGESLVDHNRGDSGSDEENEEDSYGSDMDHDNFEAMFEDMEDNVDGNCTNFTKLSAVIQLLNLQANNGWSDTSFTSLLELLHKMLPEANEFPVSTYHAKKIICPMGLEIHRIHACPNDCMLYRNEDENHHECKVCGTSRYKSGKPTEDDNDVTENGPPAKVLWYFPIIPRLKRLYSNAKHAKLLRWHAEERKKDGK, encoded by the exons ATGGACCGGAGTGAATGGATGTACAACATAGGACGCACTAGTATCGAATATATGAAAAGTCTGGATGAATTTATAACTATTGCTGAGACTGATCAATTACAGAAAGGAAACGAAAAAATAATCTGTCCTTGTAAAAAATGTTTCAATGGACGGGCCTTCAATGATTCTACCGAAATCagaaatcatcttatattaaacgGATTTATGAGAGGGTACACGTGTTGGTCTTATCACGGTGAATCATTAGTTGATCATAACCGTGGTGATTCGGGTTCCGATGAAGAAAACGAAGAAGATTCATATGGTAGTGATATGGATCATGATAATTTTGAGGCCATGTTCGAAGATATGGAGGATAATGTTGACGGAAA TTGTACAAACTTTACTAAACTTTCTGCCGTGATACAACTGTTAAACTTACAAGCGAACAATGGTTGGAGTGACACGAGTTTCACTAGCCTATTAGAGTTGTTGCACAAAATGCTCCCCGAAGCTAATGAGTTTCCGGTTTCAACATACCATGCCAAGAAAATTATATGCCCGATGGGATTAGAAATACACAGAATACATGCATGTCCAAATGATTGTATGCTATACAGGAATGAAGACGAAAACCATCATGAATGTAAAGTATGTGGTACATCTAGGTATAAAAGTGGAAAACCAACCGAAGATGATAATGATGTGACAGAAAATGGACCGCCTGCAAAAGTATTGTGGTATTTCCCTATCATACCAAGATTGAAAAGATTATATTCGAATGCGAAACATGCAAAATTATTACGTTGGCATGCAGAAGAGCGTAAAAAGGATGGAAAATAA